GAAGTAACAGCATGACGATCCCGGTCGGTATAATGCTGCACGCCTACGTTCAGCACCGCTTCTTCGTATTTCAAGCTGCTGGTAGACGCAAGTTTGGTCATCAAGCCTCCGTCGGGAGCGGGCGGTGGCGGCGTGGGCTCGGTGTTCTCGCGGTAGGGCTTCACGTTCGCGACCACAAACACGTAATCCTGGTAGTCGCCGTTGGCAGCGGGTTCCATCGCCACCAGATAGCTGTGCGGCACCGCAACGCCTTCGCGATTTTTCAATGGATAAATCCGTACCGAATGCGACAGCGGCGAAGTGGTGTTGAGTTTATCTTCCGTATAAGTATTGTAACCGGCGTAACTGGTAGCTCCTACGTAAAAGCCGAACGCCGCCTTCCCCGGTTCGAACGTAAACGCATCGGTCAACACGGCAGGCATCAACGTCTGCTCCTGATCGAGCGCGATGGTGTTCACCTTCTTGGGCGTGGGCGTAGTTCCCGGCAGGTAATAACCATAGTCCAGCAGATCGTCGGGCGAATAGCGCGCCACCGGCTTTATGGTAACCGGGCCGTCCGCAGCTTTTTCAAAAAGGGGTTCGAGCACCTCATCGCCAATGGCAGACGGACCCGTTTCCAGAATCAACGCGGTTCCGCCCACATCGATCTTGTAACCCAGCGTGGTCACGATGTTGTGCAGCGAAGGCTCTTTGCCGCCTTGCTCCCCGGCGGTTCCCAGACCGTACAAGTAGACATTCGCTAGGGGTTGAGCCGGATCGTTGCTACTCACCTGCAACCGGTCGCTTAAGGAACCTACCTTCTTGGGCGTGAAAGCCACCTGAAGCACCAGTTGCTCGCCGGCCGCCAGCGTGTAGGGCAACGAAGGCACCTGCGTTACCCGGAAATCGCTGCCACTTTCGAGCGCGATTTTGGAAAGTTGCAACGGTCCGTCCCCCGTATTTTTCAGCACCACCTGCTGGGATGAACTTGTGGTCGAGCGTACGCCGCTAAAAATAAAGTCGGCGGTGGGCCACTGAAGCGCCGGTGCAGCCAGGGCATTGCCCTCGACCGGAAACGCGTCGGGCGTGGCCCGAACGGCCGGCTCAGCTTCGATGTAGACCGCTTGCGCCGCCAGGGCACTACGAACGACAGACGGATCTGCCGTAGTCGCCTGCCCTCTGACAGACGGGATAATGCCTGCACAAAAGGCCAGGGCAAAGCATACGTTTTGCTTCATCAGCGTAAGGATGTAATTCGGATTTGTTTCTATGTGGTTGAAGACTAGCGCAATCGTATCAGCGCCGCTGTTGTTGCCCATGTCAAACGCATTCCCGATGGGTTTGACATTACCGCAAGGGCTCCCAGCCACGCCTACTTACACCAAAACTACTACGCGCCGGGAAAATTCAAATACAGTTTCGACGAATTAGTCCTTATTTCTTACTCGGTTAACCTAAAAATCCAACTGGGTAACCCCTGCCCTCGCTTCGGTAATCGCCTGAGAAGCTCGAATCCATAACACCTTTTACCCTAAATTATTACACCTAGTCCAACCCGTTTCCTCCCCGTAATGCCTATGCCGCGTTTTAGACGAATGGCTTCCTTTTGCGGGTGAAAGCGAATGCCTGTCCTAAACGCAAAACGCCCCGCTTCAGGCGTGAAACGGGGCGTTTTGTATGGGAATATGAGTCGGTTTACATCTCTTTCAGTTCGCCGACCACTTCCGTCATCTTTTTCTTCGCGTCGCCGAACAGCATCAGCGCATTATCATAACCGAACAACTCGTTCTGGATTCCGGCGTACCCGGATGCCATGCTGCGTTTACTGATGATGACCGTACGGGCTTTGTCGGCGTTGAGGATCGGCATTCCGTAAATCGGGCTGCTTTTGTCGTAGCGGGCGGCGGGGTTCACCACGTCGTTTGCACCGATCACCAGGGCGACGTCGGTATTCGCGAAGTCGTCGTTGATTGCCTCCATCTCCACTAATTTGTCGTAGGGCACGTTGGCTTCGGCCAGCAGCACGTTCATGTGGCCGGGCATCCGTCCTGCCACCGGGTGAATGGCGTAGCGCACGTTGACGCCCTTTTTTTCCAACAGATCGGCCATTTCGCGAACAATGTGCTGCGCCTGCGCCACCGCCATGCCGTAGCCCGGCACGATGATCACCGACGACGCCGAATCGAAAATCATGGCGGCCTCTTCGGAGCCCACCTCTTTCACGACCATCTCCTGCCCACCGGCTCCGCTGACACTGGCCCCACCGCCTTCCTGCCCGAAGCCACCGAGCAAGACGCTGACGAGCGAGCGGTTCATGGCCTTACACATGATTTGCGTCAGAATCAGCCCCGAAGCACCGACCAGCGCCCCCGAGATGATCAGCACCTGGTTGTTCAGGACAAAACCCGTCGCACAGGCCGCAATCCCCGAATACGAGTTCAACAAGGAAATCACGACGGGCATGTCGGCCCCTCCGATCGGAATTACCGTCAGGATGCCCAGCAGCAGGGCGATGCCCAGCGTAATCAGCATCCACAGTTGGTTATTGGGGTAGATCACCATCATCGCAGCCGAGGCCACCATGGCCAGCGCCAGCACGGCGTTCAGCGCATGCTGTCCCGGATAGGTCACCGCCCCGCCGTTCACAAAGCCCTTCAGTTTGCCGAAGGCAATGAACGAGCCGGTGAGCGTCACCGCACCGATGATGACCGACAGCGCAATGGTCACGCCCACGGTCGTCGGCATCGAGGTATCGGCCGCGCTAAGGTAGCGCCAGTATTCCGAGGCCGCCACCAAGACGGAGGCCGCACCACCGAAGCCGTTGAAAATGGCGACCATTTCGGGCATGGCCGTCATGGCGACGGTCCGGGCGGCGTAAATCCCGATGGCGGAGCCGATCAGGATGGTCACAAAAATTTCGATGTAGCTGACCACTTCGCGGTCCAGCAGGGTGGCCAGCACCGCGATGAGCATGGCTACCGACGAATAGAGGTTGCCCTCGCGGGCAGTACTGGTTTTGCCGAGGCGCTTGATGCCGACAATGAACAGCACCGAGGCCAGCAGGTAGGCTATTTTAATAATGAGATCTCGATCCACGGGGAGAGTGTGCTTGGTTAGTGAAGTGATTGGGTGCGCAAACCGGGAAGGTCGCAGAAAGGCAAGGTGGGGTTATTTTTTCTTCTTGAACATCTGGAGCATGCGGTCGGTCACCACATACCCTCCTACCACGTTGATCGTCGCCAGCAGCAACGCGGCAATGCCCAGCCATTTGGCCAGCGAACCTTCCTGCGGTCCGCAGCAGATCATCGCGCCCACAATGGTGATCCCGGAAATGGCGTTGGAGCCGGACATCAGCGGCGTGTGCAACGTCGGCGGGACTTTGGAAATCAGCTCGAAGCCGACAAAGCTGGCCAGCACCAGCACATAAAACAGAACCAGTAGATTTTCGGTAGACATACAGTTCGGGTAAGTGGTTTTGTGAATGGGTGAAGAAGTGATCGCAGCGTGGCCTCCTGAGAACGGCCGCGGCCGCATTGTGCTTCGCCAGAAAATATGATTAAACAGTTTGCCGGATTGGTCGCGTAGTGCCGCCTTAGCTCACGGTTTTGGCCAGGATTTCTTTGGTGAACGCGTGCACCAGTTCGCCGTCTTTCGTGATGAGCGAGCCTTTGGTGACCTCCTCGTCCATTTCCCACTTAAAGCCTTGGTCGTCGGCAAGGTGGAACAGCAGCGCGAGGATGTTTTTGGCGTAGAGTTCGCTGGCATGGAGCGGCAACAGCGCCGGCAGGTTCGACTCTCCGATGATGGTCACGTTGTGCTTCACGACCGTCTGGTCACGTTCACTCAATTCGCAGTTTCCTCCGGACGCCACCGCCATGTCGACAATGACCGAACCGGGCCGCATGGACTTGACCATCGGTTCCGTCACTAGCATCGGCGCTTTTTTTCCAATCACGAGCGCGGTTGTAATCACCAGGTCGGCGTCGGCTACGTGCTTCGAGACCATCTCCTTCTGCTTGGCGAGGTATTCGGCCGAGACTTCGCGGGCGTAACCGCCTTCGGTCTTGATGCCCTCTCCTTCCACTTCTAGAAATCGCCCGCCGAGCGATTCGACCTGCTCCTTGGTTTCCGGACGTACGTCGGTCACTTCCACCACGGCACCCAGGCGTTTGGCCGTTGCAATGGCTTGCAGCCCCGCTACACCAGCCCCAAAGATCATCACCTTGGCAGGCGTAATGGTGCCGGCGGCGGTCATCATCAAGGGGAAGATTTTGCCCAGTGCGTTGGCGCCCAGCAGCACGGCCTTGTAACCACCCAGGTTGGCCTGCGATGAAAGCGCGTCCATTTTCTGCGCCCGCGAAATGCGCGGCACCGCATCCATGCTGAACGCGCTGATGTTCTTCGCGTTGAGGGCCTCGACTACGTCGGGAATGGTGTAGGCATACAAAAAGGAAATCAGGATGGAGCCTGGCTTCATCAACGCCACTTCTTCGACCGTCGGGGCGTTGACTTTGACCACCACGTCGGCCTCGGCGTAGAGGCTGGCCGCATCGGAGCGGATCGTGGCACCCGCGTCCTGATACGCTTCATCCAGAAAGTAAGAGTTGACACCGGCTCCTGCTTCTACGTCGCAGGTAAAGCCTTTTTTGAGGAGAGTTTTGACTGCGTCGGGGGTTAGGGCGACGCGGCGTTCGATAGCATTTGTTTCCTTGGGTACAGCGATTTTCAAGGTTCCGTGCGGTTTGGGTAGGTCGTCAATATGAGAATTTCCGGGCTGATTTGAAAACCAGCCCTTTACACGCTGTAAAGGTGAATGTTTTTACATAAATCGGAAACGAAAACCGCAGAGATTTCGCAAATAGAATCGCCGTCCCGCCCGCCAACGGTAGAAGCTCCCGCGTCAAAGGCGGACTTTTGCGAAAGATTATTCGGAAGAAATACGGATTACTCAGTCGTCAAACTTCACGTCTTTCACCTGCAACTGGAGACGCGTTTGCCCACGGAAGTGGTTCTCTTCCAACGTGTAGCACAATTGGAACGGCTCACCGTCGGCAATGCGCGGGTAATAATGCGCCAGTCCAAAACCAATACCCTCCATCACCGGCGAGTCCTGTTGCTGCACCCGGAAACGGAGGTGCGGCGGCGGCACAATCTTAGCTCCGACCGGGACACAGCCGGCGTCGACGACCTGACGGGTGACGAACAACGGGTTCATGTTGCCCGGACCGAACGGGGCGAACTGCTTCAGCACCCGCCAGAACTTCGGCGTGATGTCGGCAAAGTTGAGTTCGCAGTCGATCTCAAAAAGGGGAATTTTCTGTTCCGGCGTCAGGCGGCGCGTCACGATCTCCTCGAACCGCAACCGAAACTGGTCCAGTTTGTCGGGCGAAAGCGTCAGCCCGGCGGCCTGTTGGTGACCCCCGAATTTCTCCAGCAGGTCGGCGCACTCGTTCAGCGCGGCATGGAGGTCGAACCCATCGACCGAGCGGGCCGAGCCGGTCAGCGATCCGTTCGATTTGGTCAGGATGACCGTCGGGCGGTAGTACTTCTCGACGCAACGCGAAGCCATGATGCCCACCACTCCTTTGTGCCACGCTTCGTGATACAGCACGGTCGTATTGGTCTCTTCCGTGATGTCTTCTTCTTCCGCAATCATGTCCATCGCCTGCTGTGTCTGCTGCGTGTCGTAGTCGCGGCGTTCGGTGTTGCGGAGTTCCAGCAGGTTGGCGATGCGCTCGGCCTCCTGTTCGTCGGTGGCGGTCAGCAGTTCGACCACCAGGCGTGCGTGCGCCATGCGTCCGGCGGCGTTGAGGCGAGGTGCGACCACAAACACAACGTTGCTGATGTTCAGGGTATACTGGCCGCTGCGTTCGTCGGGAAAGTGGCCGGCAGCAGCCAGCAGCTTCCGGATGCCCAGGCAGGGATCTTCCAGCATTTTCCGCATGCCCCAATGGGCCAGAATCCGGTTCTCGCCGGTGATCGGCACAATGTCGGCCGCAATGCTGATCGCCAGCATGTCGAGGTAGCGGTACAGCGCCTGCAGAGGAACGCCGTGCCGCACGCAGTAGGCCGACAGCAACTTGAAGCCAATGCCACAGCCCGACAGTTCCACAAAAGGGTAGGGACAGTCGGCGCGTTTCGGGTTGAGGACCGCCACCGCCTCGGGCAACTGGTCGCCGGGTT
The sequence above is a segment of the Catalinimonas alkaloidigena genome. Coding sequences within it:
- a CDS encoding choice-of-anchor D domain-containing protein; protein product: MKQNVCFALAFCAGIIPSVRGQATTADPSVVRSALAAQAVYIEAEPAVRATPDAFPVEGNALAAPALQWPTADFIFSGVRSTTSSSQQVVLKNTGDGPLQLSKIALESGSDFRVTQVPSLPYTLAAGEQLVLQVAFTPKKVGSLSDRLQVSSNDPAQPLANVYLYGLGTAGEQGGKEPSLHNIVTTLGYKIDVGGTALILETGPSAIGDEVLEPLFEKAADGPVTIKPVARYSPDDLLDYGYYLPGTTPTPKKVNTIALDQEQTLMPAVLTDAFTFEPGKAAFGFYVGATSYAGYNTYTEDKLNTTSPLSHSVRIYPLKNREGVAVPHSYLVAMEPAANGDYQDYVFVVANVKPYRENTEPTPPPPAPDGGLMTKLASTSSLKYEEAVLNVGVQHYTDRDRHAVTSLPEALKGAEFVKTANDDKNSSDAALISFTLTAKATVYVAYDPRGWRLPAWLNNWEKVTERLGTTDPSINAFDLYKQTFPAGTVTLGGNLASPAQGARTNYLVAAIPAEDVVEPEPQPSLYEAENAQVVGGTVSSKHAGYSGEGFVDYLHASNDYIAWEVERAAAGTYQLAFRYAHGGSDTRAMRLVVNGTVVTGSLAFEPTGDWGLWTKISLNAPLNKGKNTIQLVAAGRSGPNVDYLEVTVPGEARVLPQTAVAASVPATMDVYPNPAAQAVTLTFATEQAEAVDVQLINARGQQVMQQQYQATQGLNQLQLPVATLKNGMYVLLLRSQAGVQTKRIIISR
- a CDS encoding NAD(P)(+) transhydrogenase (Re/Si-specific) subunit beta translates to MDRDLIIKIAYLLASVLFIVGIKRLGKTSTAREGNLYSSVAMLIAVLATLLDREVVSYIEIFVTILIGSAIGIYAARTVAMTAMPEMVAIFNGFGGAASVLVAASEYWRYLSAADTSMPTTVGVTIALSVIIGAVTLTGSFIAFGKLKGFVNGGAVTYPGQHALNAVLALAMVASAAMMVIYPNNQLWMLITLGIALLLGILTVIPIGGADMPVVISLLNSYSGIAACATGFVLNNQVLIISGALVGASGLILTQIMCKAMNRSLVSVLLGGFGQEGGGASVSGAGGQEMVVKEVGSEEAAMIFDSASSVIIVPGYGMAVAQAQHIVREMADLLEKKGVNVRYAIHPVAGRMPGHMNVLLAEANVPYDKLVEMEAINDDFANTDVALVIGANDVVNPAARYDKSSPIYGMPILNADKARTVIISKRSMASGYAGIQNELFGYDNALMLFGDAKKKMTEVVGELKEM
- a CDS encoding NAD(P) transhydrogenase subunit alpha, with the translated sequence MSTENLLVLFYVLVLASFVGFELISKVPPTLHTPLMSGSNAISGITIVGAMICCGPQEGSLAKWLGIAALLLATINVVGGYVVTDRMLQMFKKKK
- a CDS encoding Re/Si-specific NAD(P)(+) transhydrogenase subunit alpha, with protein sequence MKIAVPKETNAIERRVALTPDAVKTLLKKGFTCDVEAGAGVNSYFLDEAYQDAGATIRSDAASLYAEADVVVKVNAPTVEEVALMKPGSILISFLYAYTIPDVVEALNAKNISAFSMDAVPRISRAQKMDALSSQANLGGYKAVLLGANALGKIFPLMMTAAGTITPAKVMIFGAGVAGLQAIATAKRLGAVVEVTDVRPETKEQVESLGGRFLEVEGEGIKTEGGYAREVSAEYLAKQKEMVSKHVADADLVITTALVIGKKAPMLVTEPMVKSMRPGSVIVDMAVASGGNCELSERDQTVVKHNVTIIGESNLPALLPLHASELYAKNILALLFHLADDQGFKWEMDEEVTKGSLITKDGELVHAFTKEILAKTVS
- the recJ gene encoding single-stranded-DNA-specific exonuclease RecJ, translating into MEKRWSYRPTPSSEQVERLSRAIHVNETLACLLIQRGITTFDDAKDFFRPSLDDLHDPFQMCGMHEAVQRMTVAMQEKREKILIYGDYDVDGTTAVSLVYSFLRNLHPDIDYYIPDRKQEGYGISDQGIAYALERGVTLIITLDCGTKDLEKIKKARRQGIDFIVCDHHEPGDQLPEAVAVLNPKRADCPYPFVELSGCGIGFKLLSAYCVRHGVPLQALYRYLDMLAISIAADIVPITGENRILAHWGMRKMLEDPCLGIRKLLAAAGHFPDERSGQYTLNISNVVFVVAPRLNAAGRMAHARLVVELLTATDEQEAERIANLLELRNTERRDYDTQQTQQAMDMIAEEEDITEETNTTVLYHEAWHKGVVGIMASRCVEKYYRPTVILTKSNGSLTGSARSVDGFDLHAALNECADLLEKFGGHQQAAGLTLSPDKLDQFRLRFEEIVTRRLTPEQKIPLFEIDCELNFADITPKFWRVLKQFAPFGPGNMNPLFVTRQVVDAGCVPVGAKIVPPPHLRFRVQQQDSPVMEGIGFGLAHYYPRIADGEPFQLCYTLEENHFRGQTRLQLQVKDVKFDD